GAGCATGGAGACGACGGACTACGACCTGATCGTGCTGGGCGCCGGAGCTGTCGGCGAGAACGTGGCGGACCGCGCCGTGCAGGGTGGGCTGACGGTCGCGCTGGTCGAGAGCGAGCTGGTCGGCGGCGAGTGCTCTTACTGGGCCTGCATGCCGTCGAAGGCGCTGCTCCGGCCGGGCCAGGCGTTGCGCGCCGCGCAGAACGTCGCGGGCGCGGCCCAGGCCGTGACCGGCAAGCTCGACGTCCAGGCCGTGCTCGACCGGCGGAACTCGTTCGCGAGCAACTGGGACGACGCCGGGCAGGTCAAGTGGGTCGAGGGCGCCGGCATCACGCTGGTCCGCGGCCACGCGCGGTTCAGCGGGCCGAAGCAGGTCACGGTCACCGGACCGGACGGCGGTACGACGGTGCTCACGGCCCGGCACGCGGTCACGGTCGCGACCGGCTCCGACCCGGTGATCCCGGGCATCGAGGGTCTGGCCGAGGCGAACCCGTGGGCCAGCCGCGAGATCACCAGCGCGAAGTCGGTACCGGGCCGGCTGGTGATCATCGGCGGCGGAACGGTCGCGGTCGAGATGGCCACGGCGTACGCCGGGTTCGGCTCCGAGGTGACGGTGATCGTGCGCGGGAAGGTGCTGTCGCAGCTGGAGCCGTTCGCGGGCGAGCTGGTCGTGGAGTCGCTGCGGGAGTTCGGCGCGACCGTGCTGCTCGACACCGCGACCACCACGGTCACCCGCTCCGGCGGCACGGTGTCG
The Kribbella italica DNA segment above includes these coding regions:
- a CDS encoding dihydrolipoyl dehydrogenase family protein; this translates as METTDYDLIVLGAGAVGENVADRAVQGGLTVALVESELVGGECSYWACMPSKALLRPGQALRAAQNVAGAAQAVTGKLDVQAVLDRRNSFASNWDDAGQVKWVEGAGITLVRGHARFSGPKQVTVTGPDGGTTVLTARHAVTVATGSDPVIPGIEGLAEANPWASREITSAKSVPGRLVIIGGGTVAVEMATAYAGFGSEVTVIVRGKVLSQLEPFAGELVVESLREFGATVLLDTATTTVTRSGGTVSVETADGQTIEADEIVVATGRKPRTDDLGLDTIGLTPGDWLPTDDTMLVEGFDWLYAVGDVTNRALLTHQGKYQARAAGDVIAARANGKPVADKPWGTHVATADHEAVPQVTFTDPEVASIGHTEKTAREAGYNTRTVDYELGNVAGASVRQDGYKGKARMIVDEDRKVILGVTFVGPEVSDLLQAATLAVVGEIPLDRLWHAVPAYPTVNEIWLRLLETYGRP